AGGTTTCGGTGAAATTCTGCGGGCAGACCGGCATTGACCTGCACGTATCCATCCGTGATGAATCGACAGATGGCATCGTCCCGCAGGAGATGGGGATTCCGGGTTGGCATGGCGGGCTCTCTCGGACGGGTATGGAGTGGGTTTTCTTTTCGCAGCTCCTGAATACAGGCCGCCATCTTAATGTACAGTCGTAACTTGATTTCCACAATCAAGATAGGTAAATTACGGGGCAATACACGAAAGTGCAGTTAAACCGGCAGCCTCTGGGCAGCAGGGGGGCGGGGACAAAGTGCGAGAAACGAAAACCGGGGAAGCAATGAAAGGCGAAAGATTCGATCACGGGGCGGTCGAGGCGCGGTGGATCAAGCGCTGGGAATCGGAAGGGACCTACGAAGTCGACCTCGAGGCGGCGCGGAATCCCTACTACAACCTCATGATGTTCCCCTACCCCTCCGCCGAGGGCATGCACGTGGGCAACGTGTTCGCCTACACGGGCGCGGATATCCACGGAAGGTACATGCGCGCAAAGGGATACGACGTGTTCGAGCCTATGGGCTTCGACGCCTTTGGGATCCACTCCGAGAACTTCGCCCTCAAGATCAACACCCATCCCGGACGGCTGATCCCAGAGAACATCGCAAATTTCACCCGTCAGTTCAAGCGCCTGGGGGCCATGTTCGACTGGCGTCACGAGGTACAGTCCACCGATCCGGATTACTACCGGTGGACGCAATGGATCTTCATCCAGCTCTTCAAGGCCGGACTTGCCTATCAGAAGGAAGCGCCGGTCACCTGGTGCCCCTCCTGCAACACCGTGCTCGCGGCGGAACAGGCCGAGGGCGGGGTGTGCGAGCGATGCGACGCGCAGGTGGAGCAGCGGAACATGCGCCAGTGGTTCTTCCGGATCACGGCCTACGCCAGGCAATTGCTGGAGAACCTGGAGACCATCGACTGGTCCGAGACGACAAAGACCGCGCAGCGCAGGTGGATCGGCCGTAGCGAAGGGGCTGAAGTAGACTTCCCGCTGGCGGACCACGAAGAGAAACTCAGCGTGTTCACCACGCGGCCGGACACGCTCTGGGGCGCCACCTACATGGTCCTGGCGCCGGAACACCCCTTTGTCGAAGTCGTGACCACCGAAGCACAGCGCGCGGCCGTCAACGAATATGTGAAGGAAAGCGGCCGGAAGACGGCCATCGAGCGCGAGGACGTTACCCGCGAGAAGACCGGCGTGTTCACGGGCGGCTACGCCGTCAATCCGGTCAACGACGCCCGGATTCCGATCTGGATATCCGATTACGTGCTGATGACCTACGGTACGGGCGCCATCATGGCGGTGCCAGCCCATGACGGGCGGGACTTCGAGTTCGCCCGGGCCTTCGATCTGCCCATCGTGCAGGTGATCAGCGGATCGGAAGACACGACGAACGGTTACGGCGGGGCGGACGGCCGGGGCGGTCAGTGCGGACCGGAGGAAGCCTATACCGGCGAAGGGATCATGATCAACAGCGGTCCCTTCGACGGGACCCACAGCACAGTCGGCGTCGGCGCGGTCACGGACTGGCTGGAAGATCGCGGCGTCGGGAAACGGCAGGTCAACTACCGGCTGCGGGACTGGTGCATCAGCCGCCAGCGGTACTGGGGGCCGCCCATCCCGATGATCCACTGCGAAGCCTGCGGCGTGGTGCCCGTTCCCGATGACCAGTTGCCCGTGGTCCTGCCCCATGTGGAGGAATTCAGGCCGGACGGCACCGGACGGAGCCCACTGGCGCGCGACCCGTCCTTCCTCAACACTACCTGTCCCGTGTGCGGCGGTCCCGCCACCCGCGAGACCGACGTCAACGACAACTTCCTGGATTCGGCGTGGTACTTCTTCCGGTATCCCAGCTCGGAACGGGAGGACGTGGTCTTCGACCCGGAGATGACGGAGCGGTGGCTGCCCGTGGACATGTACGTCGGTGGCAACGAGCACGCGGTGCTGCACCTCATGTATACCCGCTTCATCACGATGGCGCTGCATGACATCGGCCTGGTCTCCTTCTCCGAACCCTTCAAGAAGTTCCGGGCCCACGGAACCATCATCCGTTCCGGCGCGAAGATGAGCAAGTCCAGGGGGAACGTGGTCAATCCCGACGAATACCTGGACCGTTTCGGCGCGGACGCCTTCCGCACCTATCTCATGTTCCTGGGTCCCTACCAGATAGGCGGTGATTTCCAGGACGCGGGCATCAATGGCGTGCGGCGGTTCTACGACCGGCTCTGGCGCTACGTCACCGGGACCGATTTCAGTGAGGCGCCGGTCGAGGACCCCGAACTGCTCGCCCTGGTGCACGGCAAGACCCGGGACGTCACCGGGGACATGGCGTCGTTTCAGTACAACACGGCCATCGCGCGCCTGATGGAACTGCTCAACGGCCTGCAGAACGCGTCTTCCCATCATCACGAAGCCATCGACCGGTTGCTTCAGTTGGCGGCGCCTTTCGCGCCTTTCATCTCCCAGGAGCTGTGGACCCGCCTGGGTCACGTGGGCATGGTCTGCGACGTGCCCTGGCCGGAGTACGATCCGGCGCTGATCGTTTCCGCCACGATCGAATACGTCATCCAGATCAATGGCCGGGTACGCGACCGGCTCGAACTGCCGCCCGGTACGCCCCGCGAAGAAATCGAGCAGGCCGCCTTCGCCAGCGAACGCGTTCGTCAGTGGACCGACGGCAAGGAATCGGTCCGCAACATCTTCGTGCCGGACAAGCTGCTCAATATCGTGGTCAAGGGATAGACCGTCCGGTCCGGGCCACCGAGCGGTCCAGCCCGGTCCGGCCTGCGCCCGATCCAGTCCGCCGCCCGGTCCGGCCTGCGACGTGTCATCCACCACCGCTGTGTCCATGCCCTCTCCGAGCGTCTCCGTCCTGATGCCGGTTTACAACGCCGCCGGCACGCTTCCCGAAACCCTGCAGAGCATCGCCACGCAGACGCTGGGCGACTACGAGGTCATCGCCGTCGATGACGGGTCGGACGACGACAGCGGGACGATTCTGGAGGCATGGGGCCGCGGGGACCGGAGAATTCAGCCGGTCCGGGCCGGCCGCGTCGGCCTGGTCGAGGCGCTCAACCTCGGACTGTCGCGGTGCCGGGGCGAGTGGGTCGCCCGCATGGACGCTGATGACCGCATGCGCCCGGACCGGCTAGAGCGGCAGGCGGCACTGCTGGACGCCCGGCCGGATATCAGCGTAGCCGGGTCGCTCGTGGAGATCTTCGCCGACGGGATGGTGGGCGAAGGCATGAAGGTATACGAAACCTGGCTCAACAGCCTCGTCGAGCCCGGGGATATCGCCCGGGAGATCTTCATCGAAAGTCCGATCGCCCATCCGTCGGCCATGGTGCGGCGGGACGAACTCCTGGAACTCGGTGGATACCGCGACGCAGGATGGCCGGAAGACTACGACCTGTGGCTCCGCTATCACGCCGCGGGGCGCCGGTTCGCCAAGGTGCCGGAGGTCCTGCTGTACTGGCGGGAGCACGGGGGCCGATTGACGCGAACGGACGCCCGGTACTCGGTGGAGAACTTCCTCCGCGTCAAGGCGCACTTCCTGGTCAACGGCCCGCTGCGGGACCGGGACGGGCTGATCGTCTGGGGGGCGGGCCAGACCGGCCGGCGTTTGTCCCGGCATATCGTACGCATGGGTCGTCCGATAGATGCCTTCGTGGACATTTCTCCCCGGAAGGTCGGCAGCCGCATGCGCGACGCCCCGGTGATCGGTCCCGATGAACTGACCTCGATATGGAACCGCTACCGCCATCCGATGCTCATCGTCGCCGTTTCCTCGCGGGGCGCACGGAAGCTGATCCGCCAGGCACTCACGGGGTCGGGCCTTGCCGAAGTGGAAGATTACCTGTGCGCGGCCTGAAGCAGACCGGGTGATCGGAATCGACCCGGCCCGGCCCGGCCCGTACTAACCCGCGCCAACGACACGATTCTGAATACCAGGCCCCCCGAAGTTGTATAACTTCCACAATACCTTTGTCATTTCGTGCTTTGCGCATTACATTTACCGATCAGCGGATTCGGATTTCAATCATCGTAACTGACGCGGCCACGCCTTCATATGGCGTCGCGCAAGCATTTCACCAGGCAGACACCAAAGGCCTGCAGAACAATCCTTAGCAGAACAACCCTTCAAGGAGTTTATCATGGTAGACAGGGCGGATAGAATACAGGAAACCCCGTCCGGTTTTTCGAGACGAGGCTTTATAAGAGGTATGATGGTCGGCGCAGGCGCATTGACGCTGGGCAGTTACGAGGCCGTGGCGCAGATGATCTCCGGACCCAACGCGAGACCCGTCCGCGGGTGGGGCGTACCCGAA
This sequence is a window from Gemmatimonadota bacterium. Protein-coding genes within it:
- the leuS gene encoding leucine--tRNA ligase, producing the protein MKGERFDHGAVEARWIKRWESEGTYEVDLEAARNPYYNLMMFPYPSAEGMHVGNVFAYTGADIHGRYMRAKGYDVFEPMGFDAFGIHSENFALKINTHPGRLIPENIANFTRQFKRLGAMFDWRHEVQSTDPDYYRWTQWIFIQLFKAGLAYQKEAPVTWCPSCNTVLAAEQAEGGVCERCDAQVEQRNMRQWFFRITAYARQLLENLETIDWSETTKTAQRRWIGRSEGAEVDFPLADHEEKLSVFTTRPDTLWGATYMVLAPEHPFVEVVTTEAQRAAVNEYVKESGRKTAIEREDVTREKTGVFTGGYAVNPVNDARIPIWISDYVLMTYGTGAIMAVPAHDGRDFEFARAFDLPIVQVISGSEDTTNGYGGADGRGGQCGPEEAYTGEGIMINSGPFDGTHSTVGVGAVTDWLEDRGVGKRQVNYRLRDWCISRQRYWGPPIPMIHCEACGVVPVPDDQLPVVLPHVEEFRPDGTGRSPLARDPSFLNTTCPVCGGPATRETDVNDNFLDSAWYFFRYPSSEREDVVFDPEMTERWLPVDMYVGGNEHAVLHLMYTRFITMALHDIGLVSFSEPFKKFRAHGTIIRSGAKMSKSRGNVVNPDEYLDRFGADAFRTYLMFLGPYQIGGDFQDAGINGVRRFYDRLWRYVTGTDFSEAPVEDPELLALVHGKTRDVTGDMASFQYNTAIARLMELLNGLQNASSHHHEAIDRLLQLAAPFAPFISQELWTRLGHVGMVCDVPWPEYDPALIVSATIEYVIQINGRVRDRLELPPGTPREEIEQAAFASERVRQWTDGKESVRNIFVPDKLLNIVVKG
- a CDS encoding glycosyltransferase, with the translated sequence MSSTTAVSMPSPSVSVLMPVYNAAGTLPETLQSIATQTLGDYEVIAVDDGSDDDSGTILEAWGRGDRRIQPVRAGRVGLVEALNLGLSRCRGEWVARMDADDRMRPDRLERQAALLDARPDISVAGSLVEIFADGMVGEGMKVYETWLNSLVEPGDIAREIFIESPIAHPSAMVRRDELLELGGYRDAGWPEDYDLWLRYHAAGRRFAKVPEVLLYWREHGGRLTRTDARYSVENFLRVKAHFLVNGPLRDRDGLIVWGAGQTGRRLSRHIVRMGRPIDAFVDISPRKVGSRMRDAPVIGPDELTSIWNRYRHPMLIVAVSSRGARKLIRQALTGSGLAEVEDYLCAA